The Phlebotomus papatasi isolate M1 chromosome 3, Ppap_2.1, whole genome shotgun sequence genomic sequence AAATTTTTGCACTTGATAGAAGTGGTAGGAATTGTACTGATAATGCTAGTCATACTGTAAGATAATCCCTGTAATTTATACTCTAGCAatctccaaaaagaaaaattgataaatgttaaaagaaaatttaccttttaaTGAAAACTTCAGCAACATATCAGAGATAGAAAGAATAGAAATGGTTCCAaggataaaatatttgtaatttataCACAGATGAATACAgagagaataaaataaatagatttgTAGGTGGACTACTTTGTCCATGAGACTTTGGGGATGTCGAAGTGCTCCGTGAGGGAATCCAGGTGCTGATTGAACTTTTCCACTCGCTCCTTGTGAGTCATAGAGGCTTTTTCCAGAATCCTCTTGTTTTGCTGCAATTTCCACGAGAATTTAgcaaaattcccacaaaatacCTCCACACAAGGACTCACCGTCTTCTCCTGCATCTGCTTGAAGGACAGCTCAGCCTTGGTCAGTACTCTCTGGGTGGTTCCGGAAGGATTTCCTGCCGCAGTAACATCCTCAATGGCTGCAGTCTGCAGTTTTTCCTTCAATTTCTCCTTgtccttcttctttttcttcttcttttttatcTCCCCGTCCGTCTTGAGTTTCAGTTTCCCCCTGGACACGTGAGAATACTCATCATCGGGCATTTTCTAACGAAATTTCCACGAAAAACACCAAGAAAACACTTCCttgtttgtttttattttcacaaCTTTGACAATCGATTTTTTCCGAGTTGCCATATGAAACAACCACAAGCGCCGCCTGGTGGCAAAAAAGAATGAGTAacggaaaattttgaaagggaATGGAAAAAAGAACACACAAAATCCATCAACAATTTacaacaaaacgaataaaaatagatttttgcgttttatttagcaatttttacagaaattaGTCATTTCTTTGTCATAAAAAATTGCATTCCGGTAGCGGCGCTGGTTGTATGAATAAACCCAGTGGGCCTCACAGACCGTAGTGGAATCCCCTACGCAAATAAGGTACGTAAGGTCAAATAATACTAATTCTGTGGTACTGATACTTTTCAGTACTACAGAAGGAATATTCATCTCTTCAGATGTTTTTGAATGTtttgcatttaatttatttttactttgaaatatttcatgagttcctaatggctccggcacaccttttagatcaggaaaatttcatgaagtcgaaattcacatccctttctttctcacacgtttcgcatatgtctatcccactctttcgatctcttttcttcatttaaacatctgaccaatttgaatttagttcaatcaaatttggagtgcaaaagaataaatcagacatatgctaaacgtgtgagaaagaaagggatgtgaattttgatttgatggaattttcccgatctaaaaggtgtgccagagccataagaaaaaatattaaccaTTTGCCGAACATTCTTGCAAACCTCTGTGCAAAAGCTCTGGACAACTCTTTCACGAACTGATTAGGATTCATTACATTTTTctaaacataaaaacaaaaaaatattcaatcacAACCCTGAAATTcgtatttttatttagttttcgtAGGTATTTTTAAAAGACGATCTTTTTACGCAATGATTTTTCCTTTTCTAAAATCGTTAATATCAGATAACACAAATAAATATCCTTGTAGCTTCTATTGTTTGTATAATATTCGGAAGTGagattgacagtttcattcgcCCGCTATTTATGTACGTGGCAAAATCCAGTCCTTAATTCGGGCCTACCATTCAGATCTTGCGGATAAGGGCTAAAATAGTGCGTAAAGCTGGGTGTTAAACGCAGCTGTATTAAACGgaagagttcaaatttgaggaattcgactgtaaattttaaccctttaacgacgagacagttttcgcggaccgaaaatcagcaataaaaatgaaacagatAAACAATATCGATAAaaggttttacatctaaccttaggaAATCCAACAGagactgattcggtgtattttttcttctaggagcgataggaacaaaaatagcctaaaaatttaagtgatttttctgacaataaccaatgaataataatttttactctaatgaaaaatattatttttgagtattattgtagtttcttttcctaaAACGGtcatgcttaaaaaaaattggaagtataaaaaataatttaaattaattttcattataagaatttgaaaattcgccatttttgagcttcaaaatttactatataccaaatagctggagacttgcaaaaaatatcgtagattccttcaaccttctactttgcaaaaatgtacaaacgtaaaaaaatcatttagttagtcaggaaaaattattttctttatgggacaccggtgttccaatcgtccttaaagggttaaataatttcccgttgtatattttttttaacacttcgtagaaccctaactaaaagtgtcacggaaggaccaagtggcaaccgctgccatttatcggattttacataatattttgatatttttacttatattttactattcggagcctcagtcacttgttttctggtgtctgaatcagaaatttcatatccatgggtactgtatctaaagatttctaaccattcgatgttttcatctttatcagaattatAGAGTTGGGGAAAgcggtctgcctttgaatgcggcagcctttgaatgtttaaatttttctcttatttttcaaagcaaaaattctactttatgaacaatagttaatactattaactattttctatcaaCTTAGctaaacaaaatggaattttagttttgggaaaaaacggaaaaattgaagcattcaaaggctgccgcattcagaGGCATGCCACTTTCCTCTATAtttcttctcaataatatttgcaaaaacattttcaatttgttcttttaaggcttttacacactaacaatcaagaaaattacatctcgtcggttccgaagaagactatagtacagtgctgtctctctatatgcatagtttgggtacttttttttgacagttctcactctgaatatgcacacctttttttgaaattcccaacggtttttcttctttcttttaataaattatcattttttattgttctagaaaaatgccttgttttaaaaaaatgttaaaattgataaatcaattgatatttttgtgaactgcatgaaataattaaaacgtAAGACTGTAGAAAAGAAGCAACATTATTTATACGGGTTTTACATATCTCAGtttattctaaattaaaaattggtgaCTTATTTGATATAGCtctcatttttttcagtgtactaagaaaattttttatgtatttactTCAAATGAgttagaaaattgcaaaaatgagACCAAATGAGAAGTAACTTCACATTTTATCAAACTGGCTACCcccttgcttaaaatattgctctaaaaaatgctcaaaatcgtaaattcaaaaggaataattactatttttcgattctatacgtagcagaagtaaaaatacaagtaactttgtgttttatttatttcataaatcgcgaaaaatagcgaattcaatttaagtggcgaaaagtggagcactggcgagaagtggtgattcctcCCTATCTGCAATatgtcaattttaaataattttctatttttccataaatgattgtaaaaaaaaataaagtttgataatttttcaatttttggcaCACATTAGTTGTGTACACTTGGTCTGTCGGGTTGATTTCCGTTAAATTGTGTTGAAATGATAGTTGCTTCATGTTCAGTCGGGTAGCAAATAAATGGCGGTGAAATTTCTGTGAATGTTCTGTGCAAAAAAAGGACGCTTCTTGAAAAATCATGTAAGTACCACTTTATTCCTCTGAATTCACTCATTCCTTTGCTTCCTGGATATCCCTTCAGCGTCCAGTACTGGAAAAACTTGCTGGAAATAGCAGTGATctgtgaaaattttgtttttctccgCAGACTTCGTGGGACGCCGTTGTTCATTCGTGCTATTGGAAAAGTTGCTGTAATTGCTGGACGTGGGAAAATGGTGAGTACCTTGTTGATTGGGGTAGATGGGGATGGGGAGTGTGGGAAGATGGGAAGCTGATGAATGGGGTATTGCAGAGTGCATCGGGTGTGCATCAAAATGGGAGAGAGAAGGAGAATATTGAGAAGATTTATCAGAAGAAGTCTCAGCTTGAGCACATTCTTCTGCGTCCGGACACCTACATTGGGTCCGTGGAAGTGGTGAAGGAGCAAATGTGGGTGTATGATAAGGAGGCCAAGAAGATGGTACAGAGGGAAATTTCTTATGTTCCGGGATTGTATAAGATTTTCGATGAAATCCTGGTGAATGCGGCTGATAATAAGCAGCGTGATAAGAATATGACGCGAATTAAGATTGACATCAATCAGGAGACCAATACCATTTCCGTGTGGAACAATGGGAGGGGAATTCCGGTGGTGATGCACAAAGAGCAGAAAATGTATGTGCCCACGATGATCTTTGGACATCTCCTGACCTCGTCCAACTACAATGACGAGGAGGAAAAGGTAACTGGGGGCCGGAATGGCTACGGTGCCAAGCTCTGCAACATCTTCAGCACAAAATTCACCGTGGAGACGGCCAGTAGGGAGTACAAAAGCTGCTTCAAGCAGGTCTGGGGCGATAACATGACCAAGACATCTGATCCCAAAGTGCGTGCATTCAGCGGAGAGGACTACACCAAAGTCACGTTCTCTCCGGATTTGTCAAAGTTCAAGATGGACAAACTCGATGATGACATTGTGAGCCTCCTCAATCGCCGGGCTTTTGACGTAGCCGCCTCCACGCGCGGCGTCACAGTTTTCCTGAACGACGAAAAAGTCCCAGTGAAGAATTTCAAAGACTACGTGGATTTGTATCTCAAGGAGAATCTCGATGAAGCGACAGGAGCACCCACAAAGGTCGTCTACGAGAATGCCAATGAACGCTGGGAAGTGGCACTGACTCTTTCCGACAAAGGCTTTCAGCAAATGTCCTTTGTCAATTCCATTGCCACCACGAAGGGAGGACGTCACGTGGACCATGTGACCGATGCGATCGTCAAGCAATTGATCGAGGTGCTGAAGAAGAAGAACAAAGGCGGCACCAATATTAAGCCGTTCCAGGTGAAAAATCACCTTTGGATCTTTGTGAATTGCCTGATCGTCAATCCCACCTTCGATTCCCAAACAAAAGAGAACATGACCCTCCAGGCCAAGAGCTTTGGATCCAAATGCACCCTCTCCGAGAAGTTCATCAACAACGTCACCAAGTGCGGCGTCGTAGAATCAGTGCTGCAGTGGGCCAAGTTCAAAGCCCAAACCGAATTGGGTAAGTCCtcattctctttatttttttttaatttcaggaatttacttaaaaattacatttttttacttttggatAATTCAATTTGCAGTTTAAtaaaaaagtgtctgaaaagaaatttaggccacgccccctaaAGTCccttttaaggcctctacacactaaaggccgctacacattgggaacagttttcatcaaaaattgcattattgacagaattttgacgttttcacctacagcagtgctgacaatttccttcaaaaatgcaatttatgccgaaaattgtttccaatgtgtagaggccttaagaggaattgctttaaaaaactgccttttttaaagaaaattttccctatccttctaggcagaaacgtcagattttttttttaaatggcaatttttgacgaaaattctaGTGCGTAGACAACCTTACGGCCTTTACACATTGAAAGTCATCCCCGACATCCCCATCAATATTTTCCTTTCCAATCTCATTTGAAAAAGGTCATCTCTGCACTATTTATcaattttgacaatatttttgtaagaaaaattgtcaaaatacgAATCTATTTTGATGCATTTTGAAggaacaatttttacaaaaaaaaaatagaaatgaattttgaataaaaaatgtcGGAATTTGAAGTCTTTCCCTCCAaagttaaggcctctacacatttggGGTCCATTTTTGCcacaaaaaaaatgcattttgacagaattttcacGTTGTCCTTCAAAAcagaaatttttgacgaaaattgctagAAGCCAATTTGAAACGAAAATCCTCTACACTGCTGAATCAATTTTGACAACATTTAAATTTGTAAGAACAGTTGTCAAAATTCCAATCTATTTTAATGATGCATTTTGAAAGaccaatttttacaaaaaaaaaccaaatgaattttgaataaaaaatgtcGGGATTTGAAGTCTTTCCTTCCAaagttaaggcctctacacatttggggtccatttttgccaaaaaaaatgcattttgacagaattttgacgttttcctTCAAAAcggaaatttttgacgaaaatggcttccaatgtgtagaggccaattAGAAATGAAAATTCTCTACACTGCTAAATCAATTTTAACAACATTTAAATTTGTAAGAAAAGTTGTTAAAATACGAATCTATTTTGATGCATTTTGAAGGaccaatttttacaaaaaaaaagaactgaattttgaataaaaattatcgaaatttaAAGACTTTCCTTCCAAAGTTAAGGCCTTTTAACATTTGGGAggcatttttgtaaaaaaacggCATTTTGACGTTTTCcttcaaaatagaattttttgacgaaaatggcttccaatgtgtagaggccaatttgaaaagaaaatcctCTACattgataaatcaattttaataacatttttgtaagaaaaattgtcaaaatacaaatttattttgatgcaTTATGAAGGaccaatttttacaaaaaaaataaatgaattttgaataaaaattgtcgAAATTTGAAGACTTTCCTTTCAAAGTTAAGACCTTTTAGCATTTGGGatccatttttgaaaaaaaaactgcattttGACAGGATTTTGACGTTTTCCTTCAAAACAGACATTTTTGACCAAAAtggcttccaatgtgtagaggctaaTTTGAAACGAATATCCTCTACACTGCTAAATTAATTTTGACAAcatttaaatttgtaaaaaaaggTTGTCAAAATACGAATTTATTTTGATGCATTTTGAAGGaccaatttttacaaaaaataaataaatgaattttgaataaaaattctcGAAATTTGAAGACTTCCAAAAGTTAATGCCTCTAAACATTGGGAGCCATTTTTGTCACAaactgcatttttgacagaattttgacgttttccttcaaaacaattttttgacggAAATGGCTTCAAATGTGCAGAGGCCAATTTGAAACAAAAATCCTCTACACTGCTCAatcaattttgacatttcaatttgtaagaaaaattgtcaaaatacgAATTTATTTTGATGCATTTTGAAAGaccaatttttccaaaaaaaaaaagaaatgaattttgaataaaaattatcgaaatttgAAGACTTTCCTTCCAAAGTTAAGGCCTTTTAACATTTGGGAGGCATTTTGACGTTTTCCTTCAAAAcggaaatttttgacgaaaatggcttccaatgtatagaggccaatttgaaaagaaaatcctCTACACTGCTAAATTAATTTTGACAAcatttaaatttgtaaaaagagGTCAAAATACGAATTTATTTTGAtgcattttgaagtttttttttgacgtttTACTTCGTTGactaatttttacaaaaaaaaagaaatgaattttgaataaaaattgtcgAAATTTGAAGTCTTTCTTTCCAAAGTTATGGCCTGTACAGAATGAGAGccgtttttatgaaaaaattgcattttttttatagaattttgacgttttccttcaaaactgaaatttttgacaaaatggctcccaatgtgtagacaagccaatttgaaataaaaatcgtCTACACTGCCAAtcaattttgatagaaaattgaaatttagaagaattgtcaatttttttgatgttttttcttcaaaaggttgcttcaaaaattaatacgtgaaaaattcttttttgaaagaaattgcatCCCTCCTATAGCggatcggccgcaaagtttcactttaaaagaaaaatccatggaatttaTCTGATTTTTTCCGCAGGAGCCTCCGCGGAGCCTTCCGCGTGAGTTATCTTCTTTCTTTCGCTTGGAAATCTGCGATATTAAATCCGttataactccggttctaattgtaagaattacaaattttcagagttagcttacgttaagaatctcacctacaataagctgatctaccCTTATTACTAGCttttcaactcaaaagtagaacaTCTGAGAGTGTTTGTGTGATAGATGAATACTTTCCAAATTCAAATcaataaatgttaaaaaaaaatccactggaaaaatcgtgaaattccgtaatattaatcCATGGAAGCTTTTAAATGGAAAGAACCGGAATTCGTCGGAAAATGGAGTCATTCTTAGAAAAACGGCAACTCTCCCCAaggctttcggctcggtctccaagtcTTCATCAGAGACTGGAGCATAAAAAGAGCTTCCTTTATTTCCTTTTATTTAACACTTACTCGAATCAATAAGGAATTTCCAGAGTTTTGTCTCTCAATCTGTCCAAGACTTTACGGAAGCCTTGAAGGCCGTTTCATGGAAAATTCCTCGGAGAACTTCGtagaaataaagaggatttttacGAATTTTCAAAGGGCTGACTTTCGATTATACTTTTAATAATCCATAAGAAAATACGTGGGAATATTCGTcggaaaagtccatggaaactcgtgGAAATTTCTTATTAGAGGTCGTATACAGAATTCCGGAAACGTTCATAAATCACTGGAAATTTAGCGTGAAATTCCTCCTCGGAAGCCCACCCGGATTTGTAGCGGTTAAATCTCCGGGCATGGCAGAAAAGACTGCTGGACATCCAG encodes the following:
- the LOC129806061 gene encoding protein FAM32A-like, which produces MPDDEYSHVSRGKLKLKTDGEIKKKKKKKKDKEKLKEKLQTAAIEDVTAAGNPSGTTQRVLTKAELSFKQMQEKTQNKRILEKASMTHKERVEKFNQHLDSLTEHFDIPKVSWTK